From a single Parambassis ranga chromosome 2, fParRan2.1, whole genome shotgun sequence genomic region:
- the LOC114450091 gene encoding transmembrane protein 47-like, whose amino-acid sequence MSSAVTETEESARNSPLTPLKLVGLVCVFLALCLDVGAVMSPAWVTADDQYYLSLWESCWKPASTESWQCSSTLGSDWQVATLALLLGGGALVLMSFLVALVAVCIGTRQRFYAPVALMLFAAVVLQACSLVLYPIKFIESINLRIYHEFNWGYGLAWGGTIFSFGGGVLYCLNPKNYEEYY is encoded by the exons atgtcctctgctgtcacCGAGACGGAGGAGTCGGCGCGCAACTCCCCGCTGACGCCGCTGAAGTTGGTCGGGCTGGTGTGCGTCTTCTTGGCGCTCTGCTTGGATGTAGGAGCCGTGATGAGCCCGGCGTGGGTGACCGCCGATGACCAGTACTACCTGTCTCTGTGGGAGTCCTGCTGGAAGCCGGCGAGCACCGAGAGCTGGCAGTGCAGCAGCACGCTGGGATCAG ACTGGCAGGTTGCTACGCTGGCCCTGTTGCTAGGGGGCGGAGCCCTGGTGCTGATGTCCTTCCTGGTGGCTTTGGTTGCTGTGTGCATCGGCACGAGACAGCGATTCTACGCACCTGTCGCCCTCATGCTCTTTGCTGCAG TTGTCCTCCAGGCCTGCAGCTTGGTCCTCTACCCCATCAAGTTCATAGAGAGCATCAACCTGAGGATCTACCATGAGTTCAACTGGGGCTACGGCCTGGCCTGGGGCGGGACCATCTTTTCCTTCGGCGGGGGAGTCCTCTACTGTCTCAACCCCAAAAACTACGAGGAGTACTACTAG